CAATAGCGCACAAAATATCAGTGCCCCAACCTGAAATCCCACCCCAGTAGGAACCCCAAATAGCTTATGTAATCCCAAAGTAATCAACGGCGCCGCAATACCAAGCCGTGTAGCCGCGCCCCCTAACATGCCAAATACCAGGGAAGTATCGATAAGCTTACCAACGGGCCCGCCCACTCTACGATCACCCAATACTGGCGCGAGCGCTTGGCTCAACTTGAGAACCTTGCGTTTGCGCACATAGTAGTAATAGGCAATTGGCAGTGCGGGGATCAGATAGATAGACCAAGCCAGCGGTCCCCAGTGAAAGATACCGTAGGAGACTGCCCAGCGTGCGGCTTCCGCTGAGCTCGCTTTAACCTGAAACGGTGGCTGCTGGTAGTAATAGATCCATTCAACCATCGACCAGTATAAAATCGACGCGCCAATACCGGAAGAAAACAACATGGCAGCCCAGGATAGAGTTGAGAATTCGGGGCCCTCTTTCCCCCCTCCCAACTTTATCCTGCCGATATCACTGAAGGCGATATACAGCACAAATAACATCGCACCTAGGCCAAGCAGGAGATAAAAGACCCCCAACTTCTCTGTTACCAGATTTTTAGCTGCCAATAACCATAAAGAACCCGCCTCGGGAAAGAGGATCAAGGGCACTGTCGCCACTAGTAGCAATGCAAAAGAGCCCCAAAAGGTGGGCTTGTCTATGAGATCCTTTGTTCCCTTATTCAACAAGGGTTCCTTCTGAAAAGATGTTCTTACAAAACGGGAAGGAGTTGGGAGCTAAATCAATTACAGTCTGGCTATTTTTTGACCAGCCGGAACAAAGTTGCTGAAACTAAAGACGCCAATCTTTAAGGCGAGCACTGCACTGCCATTTACCAACCGCTAGCATGACGTGATTAGCATCCTTTTGAGTGCTGATTTAACAGGCCAAATGCAATTCAAGAGTGAACAGGATGTGCATACTCAAATACTATTTGAAACGGGGCTTTCCCAAAGGAATACCGAGAAGCGATATGTATAAGAAGGCTATCGCCGCCATTGCGGGCCTGGTGCTATTTGCATGCACCAAGGACCAAGATAGGAATATCAATGTTAATGATTTTGAACCTGAAGCAAAGGTAGGGATTTACGACATTTCCCAAGAAGACTGTGAGCTGATGAAGCTCCGGCAGGTTCTTCGGAACAGCTCCCCTATTGGCTGTGAAAGGCTGAAAAGAGTCGTCTTCAACTATGCGCCTCTCTTGGATACCCCTGCTCAGGATAATGTTGGCATCGAAGCTGTTCTATACCGCAGAGGCGCTGTTGTTGTACTTGATATCGTTGCCGAGAGCGTCTTGTCTTTATTTGGTGAGGTCTATCGATCTCGCTTTCCAATACAGTCAGCCATTCCTGTCGAATATTTTACTCTGCAACAGCGAATAGCAGATGATCGAAACAACACGCTGGCCTTTGATTCCCGGCCTATTACTGGCGGGAGCAGATGGTCTGAGCACGCTTATGGTGTCGCTATTGATATTAACCCCCTACAAAACCCCTACCTGTATATTGATAAACACACCCGGGCCAAAGTAATTCCCAAGGATGCAACAGAGGGGTATTTAAACCGGGCAAAGTTTCGCCCGGGAAAGCCAACGCGTATGGGGATGTCTGAAGATGTAACCACAATCTTTGCCAGGCATGGCTTCGCTGTCTGGGGTGGAGACTGGAATGTCCCGATTGATTATATGCACTTCCAGGTTGGCTCCCGTCAGTTCATTAATCGCCTTGTAACTTTGCCAAAGGAGAGTGCAAAACAACTATTTAACCGATATACCCAGCAATTGAATTGCTGTTTTGAGGAGAGCAACTCGATAAAAAACGCTACTCTCCTCAGAAAATATTGTGTCGATAAAGTGGTATCAGAATTTGATGGAGAGCAGGAGTGAAGGCTTCGGCCTCCTCCTGCTGCCCAACTATTAAAGTCGAGAAGGATGGCTTCCAGGATCGCCCT
This DNA window, taken from Microbulbifer sp. MKSA007, encodes the following:
- a CDS encoding M15 family metallopeptidase, encoding MYKKAIAAIAGLVLFACTKDQDRNINVNDFEPEAKVGIYDISQEDCELMKLRQVLRNSSPIGCERLKRVVFNYAPLLDTPAQDNVGIEAVLYRRGAVVVLDIVAESVLSLFGEVYRSRFPIQSAIPVEYFTLQQRIADDRNNTLAFDSRPITGGSRWSEHAYGVAIDINPLQNPYLYIDKHTRAKVIPKDATEGYLNRAKFRPGKPTRMGMSEDVTTIFARHGFAVWGGDWNVPIDYMHFQVGSRQFINRLVTLPKESAKQLFNRYTQQLNCCFEESNSIKNATLLRKYCVDKVVSEFDGEQE